Proteins from one Bombus affinis isolate iyBomAffi1 chromosome 1, iyBomAffi1.2, whole genome shotgun sequence genomic window:
- the LOC126924449 gene encoding transmembrane protein 208, whose protein sequence is MTIKKTKAATKGAKQIVEENKTTLNFYQNMIIGAIGIYFTVTMLFFNFTTLSTTLTIFSAIVYIGSYQFMKYIAHATYSESGQLLDSGIDLNMEGGIAEHVKDLIILTSGVQVLSLISNYFWLLWLLVPFRGGWMIWKQILAPWFFASTPEQPEISEKKQRKLEKKMARRH, encoded by the exons ATGACG ATAAAAAAAACTAAAGCAGCAACAAAAGGTGCAAAGCAGATAGTGGAAGAAAATAAAACTacattaaatttttatcaaaatatgATAATTGGGGcaataggaatatattttacTGTTACAATGTTGTTCTTTAACTTTACAACATTATCAACT ACATTAACCATATTTTCTGCAATTGTATATATAGGAAGTTATCAGTTTATGAAATATATAGCACATGCAACATATTCAGAATCCGGACAGCTTTTAGATTCTGGAATTGATCTTAATATGGAAGGAGGTATAGCAGA ACATGTAAaagatttaattatattaacttCAGGAGTACAAGTACTCTCTCTTATATCAAATTACTTTTGGTTGTTATGGCTTCTT GTACCATTCAGGGGAGGTTGGATGATATGGAAACAAATATTAGCTCCATGGTTTTTTGCCTCTACTCCAGAGCAACCTGAGATTAGTGAGAAGAAACAACGGAAGTTGGAAAAAAAGATGGCTAGACGGCATTAA